The DNA window TTTTATGATTGCCGGAACCAGTGCAGGAGCCATGTGTATTCCTGAAATCGTTATTTGTGAAGCAGAGAATGGTGAAGCTATTATAAAAGATGATATTGAAATTTCTTCCGGACTCGGTTTTATTAAAAACTGTATCGTGGACACCCATTTTGTGCACCGCGGCAGGTTCGGCCGGCTGGCCCATGCGGTAATGCTGCATAAAGAATGCTGGGGACTGGGCATAGGGGAAGATACGGCACTGCTGATAGAAGAAGGTGCAGTGGCCACCTGTAAAGGTTCAGGGATGGTGGTTGTGATCAGTGCCGGCGAGATCAGGCAGACCAATATTGAATTCGTCAGTAAAGGATGCCCGGTCTATGCTGAAAACCTAAAAGTGCATATCCTTACAGACGACTGTATCCTGAACCTGGATACCGGAGCCTTTAAAGGAGATAAAAGCGAAAACTGCTGACCCTGGTCAGCAGTTTTTATATTATTTGGCAGAAGACTGTTTCCGGTTGATCAGGTAATATACCGGAAGTCCCAGCAGTACGATGATAAAACCTGGCCATGTGTACTGCTGCTTGTAAATCAGCAATAAAATACAGAAGCCTGTCCCGATGATGAGGTATACAATAGGCGTTACGGGATACAGCCATGTTTTGTACGGCCTTTGCAGTTCCGGCTGTTTAATCCTCAGGTAAATCACTCCGAAGACTGTAATCATATAGAACAGCACGATAACGAAAGAAATCATATCCAGAAGGTTTCCATACTGCCCGCTCAGGCATAACAATGACGCCCAGATACCCTGCATCCACAGTGCATTGCCCGGAACTTCATTGGTATTGTTTTCTGCAGCGGACCTGAAAAACATCCCGTCCCTGGCCATGGTCTGAAAAACCCGTGCCCCGGCCAGGATTAACCCGTTGTTGCAGCCGAAAGTGGAAACCATCACCAAAAGAGCGATAATAATGGTGCCCGCACTCCCGAAAATATTCTGTGACGCGGCCACTGCTACCCTGTCATTAGCTGCAAATGCCACGGTATCCCTGTCCAGCGCATTAAGGTAAACCACATTCGCGGCGATGTATAAAACCATTACGGCAGACGTCCCGTATATCATGGACTTTACCACATTCTTTTTGGGATTATCAATTTCTCCCGATACGAAAGTCACGCTTTCCCAGGCAACGGAGCTGAATACGGAGCCTACCATAGCGGCGGCAATCCCACCCAGCAAAGTCATGCCGCCTATACGTTCCCAACCGTAATTAGTAAGGTTTCCAAGCGCATCTTTTCTGATGTTACTGAATGCATCCCAGCCAAAGCTGAAATTTTCGGAAAGGTGGGAAACATTTACGAAAA is part of the Chryseobacterium camelliae genome and encodes:
- a CDS encoding cyanophycinase, with protein sequence MVPKGRLLIIGGKEDRHGSSSEMEDKNHNFSPHEILKDLITSKDDRIEVITTASSEPESMRDTYRKTFNEIGYSNFGFIHITETDSEHKKEYMDRIRAAKTVFFTGGDQAKICGILKNSEISNLLYEKYRHEEGFMIAGTSAGAMCIPEIVICEAENGEAIIKDDIEISSGLGFIKNCIVDTHFVHRGRFGRLAHAVMLHKECWGLGIGEDTALLIEEGAVATCKGSGMVVVISAGEIRQTNIEFVSKGCPVYAENLKVHILTDDCILNLDTGAFKGDKSENC
- a CDS encoding APC family permease; the encoded protein is MHKKLKLWDAVMLVMGSMIGSGIFIVSADIMRNLGSGFWLIVVWIITGVMTIAAAISYGELSALFPKAGGQYTYLKEIFGKKMGFLYGWGLFTVIQTGTIAAVAVAFGKYTAYLIPALNDAAPIFQSGEFKITWIQIVAILVILLLTYINTRGVESGKLLQNIFTGSKILALLGLIAAGFFFVNVSHLSENFSFGWDAFSNIRKDALGNLTNYGWERIGGMTLLGGIAAAMVGSVFSSVAWESVTFVSGEIDNPKKNVVKSMIYGTSAVMVLYIAANVVYLNALDRDTVAFAANDRVAVAASQNIFGSAGTIIIALLVMVSTFGCNNGLILAGARVFQTMARDGMFFRSAAENNTNEVPGNALWMQGIWASLLCLSGQYGNLLDMISFVIVLFYMITVFGVIYLRIKQPELQRPYKTWLYPVTPIVYLIIGTGFCILLLIYKQQYTWPGFIIVLLGLPVYYLINRKQSSAK